Below is a genomic region from candidate division WOR-3 bacterium.
AAGATCACGATTTATCCAGTCATCATATTCTTTGCACCATGCATCTTTAAGACGCATAATCGTATTTGACGATATGTTTTTTGCTCCCTCGCCCAGAATTGCCTGCAATGCCTCGGGAAAACGCTCTGATGAAACACCCTGTAAGTAGAGCATTGGTAGCAGATTATTGATGCTGGGTGTTCTCCGGACAAACTTTGGGAGCACAAGGCTCTCAAACCGATCTTTTTGTAGTAGTGCTAAACATCGGTCATCAATCCGGGGACGCTTGACAGTAATGCTTCCTACTCCTGTCATAATGGTCCGTTCCGGTTGATATCCGTTTCTTACGACAAGCTGTTTGCCATTGTCATTTCTGAGGGATCTATACTGGTCGATAAAATCCTCGATTTCCGCTTCGAGAGCCAGTTGTAAAAGGCGTTGCGCACCTGCTTTGAGGATATCTTCCAAGGCTGCAGAACCAACTCTTGCAAAATCCTCTGTCGTAATGGTATTCTTATTCATAGGACGTACTCCTTTCGGGTGTATTGTTTAGTAGCTATATTCTACCGAAACGGTACGTCCTTTTTCAATGTCGTCCACAAAATTTGAGTGTAACTCATAGCAAGTTCTGCACTTACAAATGCAATAAACATTTTTCTAAGTTTAGGTATATTCAGTATAGCATAACGACCAACAAATACTAAATCCCAAAATCTCGTTGATAATATACAAAAAATTAGATGAAAAAATTTATACAATGTAAAATTCCCCAATTTATGCATTGAGGATGTAATTTATCATTTAATTTGAGAATATGCGGACATAAGCAATATAGCATATAAAGCATTATAAAATAAAGAATTAGATGCATTTTTTGAGTTTTTTCCCGTGTAAATATTTATCGGACATTTTAGAGAAAATGGCAAAAAGTAGCATACGTTCGAAAAGTGTTTTAATCTATATATTATAAAGAATTAGTTAATATATCAGGAAAATTATATATTGATAAAATTGGTGTTCTATCAGACATTTCACGGACATGAAAAATTTAAAAATTTTGCTGTTCGAAAAGATTAAAAATATCACTCTAAAGGCATAAAAATTTATAAATTTGAGTTTTTCGAAAGGTATTTTATCAGATCTCCACGGTAGATCATCCAGCCTTCTTCAGTAAAAAAAGCATCAATTTTACCTTTTTTTATGAGCCTGCGAATTGTTGATTTAGAACACTTTAATATTGCAGCAGAATCACTAATAGATAGAATGAGAGGAAGAGTTTCAAGCACTTTTTTTGATTGATCGCTTATCATATTCTTGTACTGATATAAGTGAAATACGCCAAATATTAGCAATTTTCCAACCTTCTATATCCCCTATATAAAGTAAATAATAAACATTTTTAGGATTAATATTAAGAATAGCCGCGGTCTCTTTAACTGTTAAAACCACATCTTCTTTCATTGCTGTTTCTCGCTTTTTCTTTTTATATCTTCTAATGCAAGAATAACAGCAGAAGCTTGCTGTTTTGTGAGGAATCTAACATCATCAACATGTGCTATTCTTAATAAAAAATTTCTCAAGCTGCTATCTGTTTTTGATTTACTACCAGTTTCCCATAATTTTTTAATATAATTTATCTGTCGATTACTAATTCTATTTGAATATGATATTGGCTTTTTATAAGTAAAACCAAGTTTCTTGAAAGCTTCCATTATTTTGTCGAACTGATCTATGTTGTTTATTTCTTTTGAACTCGATATACCTGCTGCTCCTTCTAATAATAAGCGATACAATTCATCATTGAGATGTAGCTGTTGTTTAGCTGTATGGATTAACTTTATCCATTTATTTTTTACTCTACAATCAACTACGCTCATTGCATTTCTCCTTGTTTCGTTTCTGTGAAAACCCCGGAAAACCCGGGGTCTTCGCCAGACGTCCAGTAGGGCGAATTAAGCACTTGCTAGCAAATCCTTATTAATCTGTTCACGCTTAGGCTGAATATAAAATTCATTTTTTTGTTTTTTAACAGCTTCAATTTGAGCAAGCGTGTCATCGTCGAGAGTAAGCAGTGCTTCTTTGTCTACCTCTTCTTTTACTCGTATATAGCCAATAAGACCAAGCTGCTTCATGAGCGGTAATGTTTGTCTAGAGATAGATATTGATGGAGGCGTCATTCTATAACCAATAGTTCCAAAAGACAAATCTAGGCTTTTTTTGTCTTTAAAATATTCGCCTTTGTGGTAGTCGCAAAACGCCTTAATCGTAGCACTAATTTCCTTAACTCGTTCGCGCAGGTTTTTACCTGCTTCTGCGGTTTTTGCTTTTATTGCTGCAATTTCTTTTTCACCCTCCGAATCGATTCGTTCAATCTCTGATTCCAGTGCACAAAGCTCTTTGAGTGCCTTATCCACATCTGCCAGACTTTGTAATTCACCAGTTGTTGGTTTGTACCGTGCCATAATGACCTCCAAAATTAAGCTATATCTGGATCATCTTGATCCAGTTTAATAACAATTTCATTTTTAATAACTTGTCGCAATTCAAAAAGCTGAGACCTGATTTCATTCAATGTTTTTTGGATTGCTTTGTAATTATTAAAAAGTTCAGTGTCGACTTTTTCTTGAATTTCATCAATTTTTTGGTTGATGAGTTCGTAAGCATCACCTCTTAATAGCATTGTTGTATTGTAGTATTTCATATAGCCTCCTCTATGATTCCTCTCTCTTCAAATTGCTCAATAGTTTCAAGATATAATTCCGTTGCCACTACATATGCGTCGATTGCCTTCTGCCACGCAGGCTCTGGCAGTCCTGCCGGACGGGGCAGGTACAGGTCGAGGGCAGGTGACGCCATATTGGTATCTTTGCGGTAGATGTACACCTGCCCGTTTACCGCCTGGACGCGATGTTTTTTAAGGGGCACCCCGGAGCGTGTTGGCTGGCGAAAGAGCCAGACCAGCTGGCTCCGGTCGGTAAGCGCCGCTGGCATGGTCTGCAGCACGGCACTGGAGCCGTCGCTTGAACTCTCTGAGTCGCCCGCCGGTAACGCCTTTTTTATCCCCGCCTCTATGTAGGCTTCCTGTATGGATTTGCTTTGGATGAGTTCCAGCGGAGCGTCCTTGTAAGTTTTGAATATACGGATATAGCTTCGGGCAGTCCTGTCGGACAATGCAAAATTTTGTTCAAGCCAGGGTGTAAACTGCCCGTGGTCGAGCATCTCCTTTGCTGCTGCAAGTCGCTTGCCTGTCTCAAAGATGTACTGAAGTGTTTTCTTTGAGTTCTCCTCGAGCTTGCCGAGGAGCCATTGGATTTCATTGGTGACGACAGCAAGAGATTTCCCTTGATAGGGAGCCATTAAAGCTGCCTCAGTCATTGGTACAAGATCGGTTTCCATTACGTCCTCCTATTTCAAAATGAGCGAACCTGCAATCCTGACCGCTTCCGGCGTTGGATTGGCAAGGTCGTTTGCTACAGCAGTTCGATGCGCCCGGTCTATAAGCTTTGCAAGAGCCCTGGCAGATCCTGCGGCGGTTTTGATAAAGGTCTGGATGGTTTCTTTGTCGAGATCCGGCCAAACTGATGTGATCATTTTTTCCGCATCCCCGGGGCTTAAATCGCTTACCTCAAGCAGGACACCCACGCGGCTTGCAAGCTGTTGGTGGTCGTTTTTGAGGTTTTTAATACGGAATACCAGGCGTTGGAGACCGCAGAGCACAAGACCACTCTGTCCTTTGTCATTTACCACCCGGCGTACCAGTTCCAGGGCGCCATCATTGAGGTAATCCGCTTCGTCAATGATGACGATTAAGTCCCGGTCGGCCAGGGTTGCAGCAACCCGGCGCACCAATTCAACATGGGAGCCGTTCCTGTCAATGCCGAGCTTTTCGGCGATCTCCCGGATGAGGGCAATCTTGCCCATAGATTCATCCACTTCAATAAGGATTGACCCGTTGGGGTTTTCCGCCACATATTTGCGGAGGGCTGTTGTCTTCCCAACTCCCGCTGGTCCTGCGATAACCGCAATATCCCGCTCCTCATGGGCAATTTGAATTGCATTCAGAATCTTGCGGAGATTCTCCGTCTCCACAAGCGGGACAGAGCGCCGGGAGCGGCGGCTCCTT
It encodes:
- a CDS encoding transposase — protein: MNKNTITTEDFARVGSAALEDILKAGAQRLLQLALEAEIEDFIDQYRSLRNDNGKQLVVRNGYQPERTIMTGVGSITVKRPRIDDRCLALLQKDRFESLVLPKFVRRTPSINNLLPMLYLQGVSSERFPEALQAILGEGAKNISSNTIMRLKDAWCKEYDDWINRDL
- a CDS encoding AAA family ATPase, which encodes MTFKEEFKEFLDKYKISQNKAAEAAGYAGSVISQWLNGTYKGDAGAVESALQTWMERERSRRSRRSVPLVETENLRKILNAIQIAHEERDIAVIAGPAGVGKTTALRKYVAENPNGSILIEVDESMGKIALIREIAEKLGIDRNGSHVELVRRVAATLADRDLIVIIDEADYLNDGALELVRRVVNDKGQSGLVLCGLQRLVFRIKNLKNDHQQLASRVGVLLEVSDLSPGDAEKMITSVWPDLDKETIQTFIKTAAGSARALAKLIDRAHRTAVANDLANPTPEAVRIAGSLILK
- a CDS encoding DUF3102 domain-containing protein; translation: METDLVPMTEAALMAPYQGKSLAVVTNEIQWLLGKLEENSKKTLQYIFETGKRLAAAKEMLDHGQFTPWLEQNFALSDRTARSYIRIFKTYKDAPLELIQSKSIQEAYIEAGIKKALPAGDSESSSDGSSAVLQTMPAALTDRSQLVWLFRQPTRSGVPLKKHRVQAVNGQVYIYRKDTNMASPALDLYLPRPAGLPEPAWQKAIDAYVVATELYLETIEQFEERGIIEEAI
- a CDS encoding regulatory protein GemA, producing the protein MSVVDCRVKNKWIKLIHTAKQQLHLNDELYRLLLEGAAGISSSKEINNIDQFDKIMEAFKKLGFTYKKPISYSNRISNRQINYIKKLWETGSKSKTDSSLRNFLLRIAHVDDVRFLTKQQASAVILALEDIKRKSEKQQ
- a CDS encoding helix-turn-helix domain-containing protein, with the protein product MKEDVVLTVKETAAILNINPKNVYYLLYIGDIEGWKIANIWRISLISVQEYDKRSIKKSA
- a CDS encoding host-nuclease inhibitor Gam family protein; this translates as MARYKPTTGELQSLADVDKALKELCALESEIERIDSEGEKEIAAIKAKTAEAGKNLRERVKEISATIKAFCDYHKGEYFKDKKSLDLSFGTIGYRMTPPSISISRQTLPLMKQLGLIGYIRVKEEVDKEALLTLDDDTLAQIEAVKKQKNEFYIQPKREQINKDLLASA